One stretch of Amblyraja radiata isolate CabotCenter1 chromosome 9, sAmbRad1.1.pri, whole genome shotgun sequence DNA includes these proteins:
- the gchfr gene encoding GTP cyclohydrolase 1 feedback regulatory protein, with product MPYVLISTQIRLETGPTIVGDENSDVTIMNYLGAEKTTILGNNFSEYRVIHAPRIVLDKLEDLGYRVVTMTGVGQTLVWCLHKALDE from the exons ATGCCTTACGTCCTTATTAGTACTCAGATCCGACTG GAAACCGGACCCACAATTGTGGGAGACGAGAACTCGGATGTGACTATTATGAACTATCTTGGAGCTGAGAAAACCACTATATTAGGAAATAACTT CTCAGAATATCGAGTGATACACGCTCCACGGATAGTGCTGGACAAGCTGGAAGATCTTGGTTACCGTGTAGTCACCATGACAGGTGTGGGGCAGACCTTAGTCTGGTGTTTACACAAAGCCTTGGATGAATGA